One Ranitomeya imitator isolate aRanImi1 chromosome 1, aRanImi1.pri, whole genome shotgun sequence DNA window includes the following coding sequences:
- the LOC138659801 gene encoding lamina-associated polypeptide 2, isoforms alpha/zeta-like gives MENRNEEMGDKEASQAPLPQSKKSGKVLTKSKRCSLCNTKLSETYKKDLCSSCIKKIVREEQPSMLSEMRNIIREEVQNSLASMSQREVYSPGPARKRPRKDPEQEVQDGSSEAESEYRGSDQEEGELPVEEQEGKRYYFPVEETEELVQAVRRTMQVKEDPQPRSRQDQMFGGLTYQERTVFPVSEHIRKMISQEWKDAERRLVMSREFKNRLPFDSEEIKTWEEIPKVDVPLAKVAKKTSIPFEDSSSLKDAMDRKADILLRRAWETSAALIKTNIAATSVARSMFLWMEQLEEHLINKTSRADIIASLPIIKSATAFMADTSAESVRFAARNSSLSNATRRAIWLRSWSGDNASKNKLCAIPFSGSRIFGQALDDILESAADSKRGFPEDKPKKFQPFRRRPLPPPPPPRRFPEYREQWRSGRGSFRSSYAQNRRGRNSLFGSGYRPRKQ, from the exons ATGGAGAACAGGAATGAGGAAATGGGG GATAAAGAGGCCAGTCAAGCTCCCCTCCCTCAGTCTAAAAAGTCTGGCAAGGTATTGACTAAATCTAAGAGGTGCTCTCTTTGTAACACAAAACTGTCAGAAACATACAAGAAGGATCTGTGCAGCTCTTGTATTAAGAAAATTGTCAGAGAAGAACAACCATCAATGTTGTCCGAAATGAGGAATATAATCCGGGAGGAGGTCCAGAATTCCTTAGCTTCAATGTCACAACGGGAAGTGTACAGTCCGGGCCCGGCTCGTAAAAGACCAAGGAAAGATCCAGAACAGGAGGTTCAGGATGGTTCGTCGGAGGCGGAATCAGAATATAGAGGttctgatcaagaagaaggagaactgccagtagaagaacaagaagggaaaaggTACTACTTTCCAGTCGAAGAAACAGAAGAACTGGTCCAGGCGGTCAGACGTACTATGCAGGTGAAAGAAGACCCCCAGCCGAGGTCTAGACAAGATCAGATGTTCGGAGGGCTCACATATCAGGAACGGACGGTGTTCCCGGTGAGTGAACACATACGTAAGATGATCTCACAAGAATGGAAAGATGCGGAGCGAAGATTGGTGATGTCCAGAGAGTTTAAAAACCGTCTTCCGTTTGATTCAGAAGAGATCAAGACATGGGAAGAGATTCCGAAGGTAGATGTCCCTTTAGCCAAGGTGGCAAAGAAAACATCCATACCTTTCGAAGATTCATCTAGTCTTAAGGATGCAATGGATCGCAAGGCGGATATCCTTTTACGTCGagcctgggagacttcagcagctttaataaaaactaacatcgcagctacttctgtagcgagatccatgttcctgtggatggaacagctggaagaacatttaattaataagacttcacgggcggatataattgcttctctgcctatcattaagtcagccacggcctttatggcagatacatcagctgaatctgtgagatttgcggctagaaatagctccttgtccaatgcaacacgaagggctatttggcttagatcttggtcgggggataatgcatccaaaaataaattatgcgccattccattttcaggttccagaatatttggtcaggctttagatgacatcctagagtcagcagctgatagtaaaagagggtttcccgaggataaacccaagaagtttcagccctttcggaggaggcctctcccccctccccctcccccccgcagATTTCCAGAGTATAGAGAACAATGGAGATCAGGTAGAGGATCCTTTAGGAGTTCCTACGCTCAGAATAGAAGGGGTAGGAATTCCTTGTTCGGTTCTGGCTATAGACCAAGGAAACAATGA